From Peromyscus eremicus chromosome 3, PerEre_H2_v1, whole genome shotgun sequence, one genomic window encodes:
- the Gbx1 gene encoding homeobox protein GBX-1 isoform X1: MQRAAGGGAPGGSGGGSGGPGAAFSIDSLIGPPPPRSGHLLYTGYPMFMPYRPLVLPQALAPAPLPAGLPPLAPLASFAGRLSNTFCAGLGQAVPSMVALTTALPSFAEPPDAYYGPPELAAAAAAASTASRSNPEPAARRTEGALDADELLPARDKVAEPPPPQPPHFSETFPSLPAEGKVYSSDEEKLEAPAGDPAGSEQEEEGSGGDSEDSFLDSSAGGPGALLGPKSKLKGSLGTGAEEGAPVATGVTTPGGKSRRRRTAFTSEQLLELEKEFHCKKYLSLTERSQIAHALKLSEVQVKIWFQNRRAKWKRIKAGNVSSRSGEPVRNPKIVVPIPVHVNRFAVRSQHQQMEQGARP, translated from the exons ATGCAGAGAGCGGCGGGCGGCGGCGCCCCCGGGGGCAGCGGCGGGGGCAGCGGCGGCCCGGGAGCCGCCTTCTCCATCGACTCGCTCAtcgggccgccgccgccgcgctcgGGCCACCTGCTCTACACCGGCTACCCCATGTTCATGCCCTACCGGCCCCTCGTGCTGCCACAGGCGCTGGCCCCCGCGCCGCTGCCCGCCGGCCTGCCGCCGCTCGCCCCGCTCGCCTCCTTCGCGGGCCGCCTGAGCAACACCTTCTGCGCTGGGCTGGGCCAGGCGGTGCCCTCGATGGTGGCGCTGACCACTGCGCTGCCCAGCTTCGCAGAGCCTCCCGATGCCTACTACGGACCCCCGGAGctcgccgctgccgccgccgccgcctctacCGCCTCACGAAGCAATCCCGAGCCCGCGGCCCGGCGCACGGAGGGAGCGCTGGACGCCGACGAGCTGCTGCCGGCGCGCGACAAAGTGGCTGAACCCCCGCCGCCCCAGCCACCGCACTTCTCAGAGACTTTCCCGAGTCTGCCGG CAGAGGGGAAGGTGTACAGCTCAGATGAGGAGAAGTTGGAGGCCCCAGCAGGAGACCCCGCAGGCAgcgagcaggaggaagagggctCAGGCGGTGACAGCGAGGACAGCTTCCTGGACAGTTCTGCAGGGGGCCCAGGGGCTCTTCTGGGACCTAAATCGAAGCTAAAGGGAAGCCTGGGGACTGGCGCTGAGGAGGGGGCACCAGTGGCCACAGGGGTCACCACTCCCGGGGGGAAAAGCCGAAGGCGGCGCACAGCCTTCACCAGCGAGCAGCttttggagctggagaaggagtttCACTGCAAGAAGTACCTGAGCCTGACAGAGCGTTCCCAGATCGCCCACGCCCTCAAGCTCAGTGAGGTGCAGGTCAAGATCTGGTTTCAGAACCGCCGGGCCAAGTGGAAGCGCATCAAGGCTGGCAATGTGAGCAGCCGTTCTGGGGAGCCCGTGAGAAACCCCAAGATTGTGGTGCCCATCCCTGTGCACGTCAACAGGTTTGCTGTGCGCAGCCAGCACCAACAGATGGAGCAGGGGGCCCGGCCCTGA
- the Gbx1 gene encoding homeobox protein GBX-1 isoform X2 → MPYRPLVLPQALAPAPLPAGLPPLAPLASFAGRLSNTFCAGLGQAVPSMVALTTALPSFAEPPDAYYGPPELAAAAAAASTASRSNPEPAARRTEGALDADELLPARDKVAEPPPPQPPHFSETFPSLPEGKVYSSDEEKLEAPAGDPAGSEQEEEGSGGDSEDSFLDSSAGGPGALLGPKSKLKGSLGTGAEEGAPVATGVTTPGGKSRRRRTAFTSEQLLELEKEFHCKKYLSLTERSQIAHALKLSEVQVKIWFQNRRAKWKRIKAGNVSSRSGEPVRNPKIVVPIPVHVNRFAVRSQHQQMEQGARP, encoded by the exons ATGCCCTACCGGCCCCTCGTGCTGCCACAGGCGCTGGCCCCCGCGCCGCTGCCCGCCGGCCTGCCGCCGCTCGCCCCGCTCGCCTCCTTCGCGGGCCGCCTGAGCAACACCTTCTGCGCTGGGCTGGGCCAGGCGGTGCCCTCGATGGTGGCGCTGACCACTGCGCTGCCCAGCTTCGCAGAGCCTCCCGATGCCTACTACGGACCCCCGGAGctcgccgctgccgccgccgccgcctctacCGCCTCACGAAGCAATCCCGAGCCCGCGGCCCGGCGCACGGAGGGAGCGCTGGACGCCGACGAGCTGCTGCCGGCGCGCGACAAAGTGGCTGAACCCCCGCCGCCCCAGCCACCGCACTTCTCAGAGACTTTCCCGAGTCTGCCGG AGGGGAAGGTGTACAGCTCAGATGAGGAGAAGTTGGAGGCCCCAGCAGGAGACCCCGCAGGCAgcgagcaggaggaagagggctCAGGCGGTGACAGCGAGGACAGCTTCCTGGACAGTTCTGCAGGGGGCCCAGGGGCTCTTCTGGGACCTAAATCGAAGCTAAAGGGAAGCCTGGGGACTGGCGCTGAGGAGGGGGCACCAGTGGCCACAGGGGTCACCACTCCCGGGGGGAAAAGCCGAAGGCGGCGCACAGCCTTCACCAGCGAGCAGCttttggagctggagaaggagtttCACTGCAAGAAGTACCTGAGCCTGACAGAGCGTTCCCAGATCGCCCACGCCCTCAAGCTCAGTGAGGTGCAGGTCAAGATCTGGTTTCAGAACCGCCGGGCCAAGTGGAAGCGCATCAAGGCTGGCAATGTGAGCAGCCGTTCTGGGGAGCCCGTGAGAAACCCCAAGATTGTGGTGCCCATCCCTGTGCACGTCAACAGGTTTGCTGTGCGCAGCCAGCACCAACAGATGGAGCAGGGGGCCCGGCCCTGA